In Ciona intestinalis chromosome 11, KH, whole genome shotgun sequence, the DNA window tgggaagtcgtggggatatggttttataattctttaaatgttctttgtgtactaccaaattggataaaaaatagaatgaaaaggtgtcccatcgaagatcttcccccaccttactatatagtactgtgggggaagatgggacacctttagcacctgatattcaaatatcctgatcaagttttaaacaataaacaacggtttatggaagtcgtgaggatatggttttatatttctttgattcttccttgcttactaccaaatggaacgataaaataaaatgaaaaggtgtcccatcttttcccaccctactctttgtttgttccttgcttactaccaaatggaacgataaaataaaatgaaaaggtgtcccatctttccccaccctaccataatatatataatgtgtcAATTTTTTCctatagcaacaaaactacaaaCGAGCGATTACTCAATACAAAAAGATTTCCACCCTCCTCGAGCATCATGATGCAAAGGAAGATGGATCAGAGGAGGACAAGGAGCTCATTGGAAGATGGAAGAAGATGAAATTGGCTGGGTATCTCAACATCGCTTTGTGTCAGAACAAAGAGAAATTACATCTCGACGCGATACATAGTTGTGAAGAGGTGGAAAAATGCCGTTTTTGTTTTCcaaattttcgatttttttcctattttattttaatattgaagtgggtaaaataaatgtagaaCAAAGGTACAATCTGTTTTTCTGGTGAATTTTTAGGTATAAATATGCTTTGCATAACTTAACCATTTTGAAAATTGCTTAGTTAGTACTATATGGTTGTCACTTGTCAGTACTATACATCTACATACCTTGTGAATTGATACAGTATAGCTAATAAGCTTACATTAATGGtcccaaaaaaacaacaaattttagACGAAAATCTTAATGTTAAAgtatttacttttgttttaacttttaggCAATAAAATTGGACGTCAATAACGAGAAAGCGTATTATCGAATGGGCGAAGCTATGTACGGACAACATGACTATAATGACGCTAAAGCAAAGTTTGCAAAGgtaagttttgttattttgttaagaCTATTCACTGGCCTTCTAATTTCTATTGTACTGTGGCTATGTAGGCGCCTAAcatggggtggcagggtagacAGACACCCCTGGATATTTTTAcattgcattaatcagtaaacattaccaCCAACAAGAtaggtttgttttattttgtatgtctaactatccctgcctcccgtGTGCTATAATAAGTTAGGGGCCTATACTGTGTGTGTatgttagtttttaaattcatttaaatatggGTACTTGGCATGACTTGTACAATgcatacaaaactacagtaCCATTGGccgtatttttttactatatatttctaCTTCGTTGGGCAGTATTTTTCTGCGATTTTAATTTATctgatttttaaaaccttttttaaagatttttaatcCTATGATTTGCAAGTATGATCCTATGGCCCTTTTAGTTTCATATTAACGGAAAAGGCGAAAAAAACATTGGATTCAATGCTCGATAATGAATAATGGTACCATTGATGGCCTATGTATAGGCAAAAACTGAACTGAAATTTCTCCAATCCTGATTTTGCTTGTGGGTTGTAGcacctgggtgttggggtaatgggccaactccaGACTAAACTCAaagtcccatgacatgccacACTGCagaacctcactcatataaaatttaaaatattttgttaaactgCAATAACATGTTTCTTTCAGGTGCTTGAAATTAACCCAAACAACAAGTTGGCAAAGCAATTTATCCAACGATGTGACatcgaaattaaaaaaatcaaacaaaaggAAATGAAAACTTTTCGTGGGATGTTCGATAAGTTTGCCCAAGAAGATGAGGTATATGATAGATtcagcaaatattttaatatgtcaCCAGTGCGGTagcacaaaattaaaaaaaatttaaaacattttatctcAGAAACTTGAAATTCAGCGCAAAGTTGAACTTCAGAAAGAAAAAGCTCGAGCAAAAGCTGCAAAAAAATCGGCAAACGCGGCCGAAAAAACTGAAACTAATGGAGACAATCATGATGGATCTGGGGATGTCCCTGTTGCGGAACCAGAAGCTGCTACTGCATAATTTTCAATCATAATTTGCAAATCTcgtaaaatttgtaaaaacctGTGCATCTTGTCGTTGTTCAAAACTGTTGCTGTGAAATATAcgtccaatttttttaaagtgataAGTTGGAATTATTTTCAGATCGGCATGACCCAAAAATGTGTCCTGGTACACTTAGTTACTTAACGATTTGAAATATCCTAATTTATTATGTATGTCTGCACATTACGCTTGCATAGAACAGTAGATTAGACAGAAGTGTAGCTATATTAATGTAATTAaagcaagtttttttttgcggACATACTTTGAGGCCAGAATTGGTCTTTGCAGTTGCATCTCAGTTCACAAAGAGGTATTTGATTTGGTTAGGCCAACTGTAGTTtataaaactctttttttaaatattttttgttattcaCAGTTATTTTATGCTTAATATTTTAGTCTAACTTAAATTGGTTGAGAAACACTGTTTTACAgaaaaagtaatttgtttatctGTTGGTGCATTTGTGAAAAGTGTAAAGTCAGACCTGCTTTTAGTAAGTGCAGATTATTCTGTATTCAGTATACTAAAATACAGTTCATTTTGATACATGCAAACATTTATAGTAACCATATTTATTCAGAAAAGGTAAAGTTTGGTGGTTTATAACAGTGAGATTGTATGGGCAGCAAAAGAATGTAGAAATAACTTCTTTTTTCTTACCTAACAAACagttattaaacatatatgaaCCTAAATTTTGTGACTTGATATTTTCATAGAATTTTTGTACTGTACCTCAAGATTGagcacaaaaatataaaacaggtaatgtaatgtaatttttaaacaatcaatttaCTAAACTGGGGGTGGGCAGGTAATGGTTACAAAGTGCAAAAGAAGTGCCTTATGGATGCGTTGAGCAGTGATGTTCATTTCTGAAAAATATGtaagtattattattttatttagtagGCAATGACATTGGTAAAAGATAGATTagagatatatataataataaacttttctgtagctttttaactaaatattttaaacggttaagaataaaaaaaaaattaaaaaaaaaagatttttctgATCTTTGTAAACGTCTGttaattagaaattaaaaaaaaactaaaagtgTGATTTCCATTAAAAATTAAGACTGTAAGTATTCATGTTGTGGTAAATCATAACATTAGAGCTCCAAACTTGTTGGTAAAAGTTAGTATTGTCCTAGTTGTTACCcactttctttttctttttttttccttttttctttttcttctttaaacCAGAAGCAAGTTTAACAATTGCAGAAAAAGtatctttttgtatttcagttgtagttttcatttttaacccTGGCAAGTTACCTAGGAATAAGAAAATCACCAGCACCATTAGTTCAATAATAATAgattggttgtttaaaaaacagttaaatgtTACTCCTCACTTTACTTTTGCATGGCTGGGAACGACAAAAACACAAGTGTTATGCTGCATACACCTCCTATGAGTGGCTGATAgtttggaaaacccattagtgaccactgagttgaagcaattgccgttaagtgtcttgcccaaagacacatatgcccacaatggtaccagtgaagagccttgaacccattacctttgggcTGAGTTATACAGCAATGTCTGTTGCCttggctcagtggttaggcAGTCCTATTGTAACAAAACGATACCAAGTTTGatgctgctacaattgtgtATGTATCTTTGGGTAAAACTTTGTTCATTGCTTCAGCCCTGTgatcactgatgggttgtccacattttcagccatacagaacAAAAACAAACCCACCAAAAACCAATCAGCAACAAAATTAGGTATATGGCAACTTGTAAACAGACATgacatgtataaaacagaaaactggTGATTTAACTTGTGTCGGTACCCCAGAACATGAGAAGAaataggtgtagcgaccacgttcattttcttccaattaaatgtaaatacgtttttaactgtaatcatattttacaaacttttgttttgacCCCATTTCTTGTCATctctttaaaaattttttaaatctttgccACCGTTATTGCAGAgccaaataaagttattattattataatgtgGCCACTAGTGAGCAGATATgacatgtataaaacagaaaacatgaTTATTATGACTGCCAGGACGCCGCCATGtgagaaaaaacaaataccaaaaaacaagtttcattcattaacCTTCTTTTCTTCTCTCCAGGGCTGCCAACAATTCTTGAGCCGATAAATTCCCAATTGCATTATCATCAATGTCAAGTTCACATAAGCAGTGAGAGTACATGATTAATCTGCAAAAACAGGAAATTTTCatacatttttacaatatgAATACAGTAATACAAAAATCAGACCATGAGTTTCTggtttcaaggctcgtcactgctactattgtaggTGCCCGTGACCTTAGGAAATAAACCCCCTGGCATTGCTCCaaacccagtgttcactaatgggttgccttAATTGTCAGGAAAAATAAACAGGTAccctattttatacacctcatgcccgaaTTCCCAACAAACTTATaactttaacaatttttttttatgttttaggattttctaaatatacaggaggtgggggaagacgggacaccttttaactctattttcccgtcccattttgtagtaaacaaagaacattcaaagaattataaaactatatccttacaactccaaTAGaacgttgtcaattgtttaaaacacgatcagaatatttagatattaagtgctaaaggtgtcccgtcttctcctaccctactatataactaacACAAAGCATTACtgataatttatgattttctaaatatataaccaaaaaaatgcattacatcatattgaatataaatNNNNNNNNNNNNNNNNNNNNNNNNNNNNNNNNNNNNNNNNNNNNNNNNNNTCTACCCATTATCCGCAAGATGAAGTTTGTAGATGAAAGGACCAACTACTGGAGGATCTGGttctttcttctttttcttacctaaaaaaaaaaattggttgtGTATCAGAAAACACAGGTGTAATAAGTGTACAGCTTGTGTCCTTACGCAGTTCTCTTCCAATTCGAACTTTAATGTGCttaattaaagattttttacttaatttttacattgtattgtctgtagggtgtaaggGTCAGGACTTTTATCtaaaacattctttctttctttcttttttatcaataagcgtgttttaacaactgttgttttaccgttactactcTCTTTCCTTTTATAAACTCCCCGTTCTTCgctatcgtgaccgaagagacgaaataaatttcattcattcataacaactgttgttaccTCGCTACTCGCAGATAAAGAAGTTTTTTGCtgtttacatgtttttttttacatggcAACTAGTTATAATtcatacactacgtttttgtACATTAACTAGTTGTGTGTTGCATACGTGTATGTCACAGATAGACTGTGTTGTCGATGGAGTCCGAAATGAAGCGGTACCAAAGAGAGAGGTCACAAAGAGAGAAAGACTCAAATGGGCTTTCcggatgttggggtaatgggctaatctggcctaaattccggGTCCTtgaccaaatctggcctaaattccggGTCCTTGaccaggacctcacccataaagaatacaataaaatagttGCATACcgaaattataattaaaatcaaaatatcttaaccttttttctttttcttcttcttagGTTTCTCAGCACCATCAGATTTTTCCGCTCCGTCACCACCGGAGGCGCCACTTGCTTCAGTTCccatttgtgacgtcatgttctTGTCGGTtgctgaaatatttttacgaaaacttgttttatcttgCATGATAGTTTTCAAGAGAATTATAAATGTCAAGATACTgtcttttttaaagtaaaaccaTTTCCAAGTAAGTGAATCCTAATTaggaagtttaacttgatagcaataataactaaacataaatcataaatggcttgtttgtctgctatgtgtagcgaccacgcttatttcgtccaattaaatgtaaatatgtttttaactgtaagcatgtttaaacacaatctttgttatcgaagagacaaataaagttattattattacttcctggactaaaaaaattatctataccttaaaaaaaaaaaaaagcgTGGGGCCACTTAGATACAATAGGAACTAAACCAATGGAaacttaacaaatataaaacccaAACAACCACCTTGCAGTGCTCCTTCTGCCATCATCAATGCTTTTAATCTTTCCTCTTCAATCCTCCGTGCGTTATCATCTTCCGCTGCCACGGCGATGGCTCTCGTCATGTCCATGACTCCCTGACACTCGAGCCGGTTGCCGTCGAGAAAAAACTCTCGGATCGTGGAGTGGAACGCAACCTCACCGAGAGGAAGTCCACTTCTGTACGTCAGAGCACAGTAGCACAAACTTAAACTCACGATTGTctgtaaacaaggaatattgaATTAAagtgacttatttatcttatGTGGTAACGAATTTTGGTGCCATGCCACGCAAAgctaactaagttacattcactcattcattccAAAAGCTTATGTGTATTCCAAAAGCTTATGTGgcaataagttgcattcattcatgaaTACAAAACATGTACGGCATTGGTTTTATTCACTCACTCATTCTGAAAGAATTTTTCACCTTATTATTCTTACACTCactaaaaatattcacctgcaaagttatatatgtggtaacttgtaagcagacactAGGTCTATGACATATTCTAACAAATTTTAATGCGATGTTActacactcattcattctaAAAAATTCTTTCaccttattatttttacacccCCCACATAACTTGACGCAGCCTTCGTCCCCAAACTCATTGTAATCAAGATTGACCTCCGTGAGACTACTGAACCGGAACGACCTTGCTAATCGCTCAACCGAATAATACAACAGCGAACAATCCATCAATTCGATTCCCGTAATAGGGTAAATCCCCTTCTCTATCAACAAAGcctaagaaaaaaaagattgaaaactATTTAGTAAGTCTCATGATTTAATttgaattgtgttttttattaatgatttttaagttaaaaaataggCCTTTTAAGCATCAATacgttttaactgttttatattaaaaatcaatCGAATACAACATTAAATACATACCAGTACGGAAATCTGCATGTGTCCTTTGGagagacacttaacagacattgctccaacccagtgggcaGTGATTGCTAAAGGGTtgctggggtaatgggccaatcctgacctaaatcccatgacCCATGGTGgccacgctgcgggacctcacccatatagaatagaaagggTTGCAGCGATTAAGATGTCAAcctaatgtgccaactctgggataaactaaatcttaggtcccatgcaatatgaataaatgaatgaaatttatttcgtctcttcggtcacaaTAACGAAGAACAAAAGGACATTCATTCAATGCCACGCTTTTGGACCTCACACACAATAAAGGGCCAagatataaagttttaaagccACTCTACTGCTCACCAGATTAGCAACAGTTTGATGCTCAAGTTCAAAATTCCAAGCCGCCAATTCATAAACGTAGATAAAGTGAGATTTCCGAATGGCGTTAATTACGGGGTCCAACCTAATTTGGGGGGCTGGGGGTTCCCCTGTGTCGTTGTCATCTTCTGCTTCAATTATAAActgaaaagtttcaaaaattaatttgtctgttttaaaaaaaataaaaattgatttgTCGTTCAATGTATCCTTAcatttttgaatgaatgtccaatattttgcattgtttttttttaattaaaaaaatatttaaaaaatattatcataTGCAGACAACAAAACAgtaatgtaataaatttaagCTTATGTATATGCATACTACTATTACTAAATGACCTTAAAAACTAAgccaatttttatttctggCGCATGAGAATGtgctgtaggacttcacccatatatattagaaaacaaaagttttatgTTTCCAGCTCCAGTTATGAAATACTGTTAACTCTTATTACAGCATTTCTGCTTTTTGttgaataagttttatttttacaggttTTAAAGGGAGACATAAATTAGATGCAGAATGGAAGAAAATGAAAGGAAATGGTTGGAAGGGTGAAGAGAAATGAACTAATAATGTGAGTCCAAAATCAATGCTATAAATTATCTGTGCACACAAAATGTATGATGTAATGTGTTTGTTGTACATGACTACAGCTCAGAGGGCAAGTTATATGATTAAACACACTTGTCCATGGCTGTGGTAatgtggttagcgcgccttcctctaacccagaggtaatgagctCAAGTCTCAGCGTTGCTACCATCGCGggcatatttgttgttgggCAAAACATCTAAGGCAATtcctccaaaccagtggtcatttatgggttgtccacaTAGTGACTATTGTAGACATAGCAGACGTGTACTAAT includes these proteins:
- the LOC100179002 gene encoding uncharacterized protein LOC100179002, whose product is MGKKKKGPKLPKKIKWEQDADIHQRKFVNVYEVQCAKVSSIPCPWLMAIMKKAIEERFYVRKFIIEAEDDNDTGEPPAPQIRLDPVINAIRKSHFIYVYELAAWNFELEHQTVANLALLIEKGIYPITGIELMDCSLLYYSVERLARSFRFSSLTEVNLDYNEFGDEGCVKLCGGCKNNKTIVSLSLCYCALTYRSGLPLGEVAFHSTIREFFLDGNRLECQGVMDMTRAIAVAAEDDNARRIEEERLKALMMAEGALQATDKNMTSQMGTEASGASGGDGAEKSDGAEKPKKKKKKKGKKKKKEPDPPVVGPFIYKLHLADNG